A genomic stretch from Oscarella lobularis chromosome 11, ooOscLobu1.1, whole genome shotgun sequence includes:
- the LOC136193030 gene encoding uncharacterized protein, with product MRLFDHESFYKYFRMTPSRFDHLLSLIGPCITKESTTFRNSVSPGERLAITLRYLATGDSMQTIAFSYRVGHSTVCNIIKHTCTAIWNTLRPLYIRTPTTYSDWKEISREFNQYWNFPHCIGSIDGKHVVIQAPNGAGSLYYNYKHTHSIVLLAVCDAKYCFTLLNIGDYGSHSDGGVLRNSSFGRALESNQLSIPQPEHIQDCPQPLPYVFLGDAAFPLRENILRPYPGKYLPEPKKIFNYRLSRARRVVENAFGIMASRFRIFRRTIIASPEKASLITQATCTLHNYLIISDRQLSHQDHLYCPPNSIDHEDERGNFVAGDWRADESSNLADGIRLGGNRPSVSALTNRDHFSTYFSSATGRVAWQDAQVRLS from the coding sequence ATGAGGCTCTTTGATCACGAAAGCTTTTATAAATATTTTCGTATGACGCCCTCCCGCTTTGATCATTTGCTAAGTTTGATTGGACCCTGTATTACTAAAGAATCAACCACTTTTCGCAATTCTGTATCTCCTGGGGAGCGACTGGCCATAACCCTCAGATATCTAGCTACCGGAGACTCTATGCAAACTATCGCCTTTAGCTATCGAGTTGGACATTCTACAGTATGCAATATCATCAAACATACCTGTACAGCCATATGGAATACTCTGAGGCCATTGTACATAAGAACCCCCACTACATATTCTGACTGGAAAGAAATTAGCAGAGAATTCAATCAGTATTGGAATTTTCCTCATTGTATCGGCAGTATAGACGGAAAGCACGTCGTTATTCAGGCACCAAACGGAGCTGGCTCTCTATATTATAACTATAAGCATACTCATAGTATTGTTTTATTGGCCGTCTGCGACGCCAAATATTGTTTTACACTACTCAATATCGGTGACTACGGAAGCCATTCGGACGGCGGCGTCCTCAGAAATTCCTCTTTCGGAAGAGCCCTCGAATCAAATCAACTATCTATACCTCAGCCGGAACATATTCAAGATTGCCCTCAACCATTACCTTATGTATTTCTTGGAGACGCTGCATTCCCCTTACGTGAAAATATTCTACGCCCATATCCAGGAAAATATTTGCCAGAGCCTAAGAAGATATTTAACTACAGATTATCAAGAGCTCGACGAGTAGTAGAAAATGCATTTGGAATTATGGCTTCTCGATTTCGTATCTTCAGACGTACTATTATAGCGTCTCCAGAAAAAGCCTCATTAATAACCCAAGCTACCTGCACTCTCCATAACTATCTTATAATATCCGATCGACAATTATCACATCAAGATCATCTATATTGTCCGCCCAATTCTATTGATCATGAAGATGAAAGAGGAAACTTTGTTGCGGGCGATTGGAGAGCAGACGAATCCAGCAATTTAGCTGACGGTATCCGCCTTGGAGGCAACCGTCCATCAGTGTCTGCATTGACCAACAGGGATCATTTCAGCACATATTTTAGCTCAGCAACTGGGAGAGTGGCCTGGCAAGATGCTCAAGTACGATTATCGTAA